In Rubrobacter radiotolerans DSM 5868, a genomic segment contains:
- the trmFO gene encoding methylenetetrahydrofolate--tRNA-(uracil(54)-C(5))-methyltransferase (FADH(2)-oxidizing) TrmFO, which translates to MSYATADVTVIGAGLAGSEAAWQAAEAGLSVRLFEMRPVRKTPAHRTHDFAELVCSNSLGGRALETASGLLKEELRRMGSVILRCAERTAVPAGGALGVGREEFPRLVTETVSAHPRVEVVREEVTELPDGPTVVATGPLTSEALHRRVEELSGENLYFYDAASPIIHRDSIDGSVAYLASRWGKGEASYINCPMDREEYYAFVEELRSAELSPIKDFEEDLYFEGCLPVETIARRGVDTLRFGPMRPVGLPDPRTGREPFAVVQLRQDDAEGRLFNIVGFQTRLKWGEQRRVFRTIPGLQNADFARMGVMHRNTYVPANRMLDATMKVRDSVTTAPLFFAGQLTGVEGYVESTAMGLLAGTNAARTARGESPVTLPKETMTGALADYITTKEGTLQPINSNWGLVPSVPKKENGRRVPKAERRLRQAEAALRVLDAFLDGEKVRAAV; encoded by the coding sequence TTGTCTTACGCAACCGCTGACGTAACCGTAATAGGCGCGGGGCTGGCCGGGAGCGAGGCGGCGTGGCAGGCCGCAGAGGCGGGGCTCTCCGTGCGGCTCTTCGAGATGCGGCCGGTCCGAAAGACCCCGGCGCACCGCACGCACGACTTCGCGGAGCTTGTCTGCTCGAACTCGCTCGGCGGCCGGGCGCTTGAGACGGCCTCGGGGCTTCTGAAGGAGGAGCTTCGGCGGATGGGGTCGGTCATACTCCGCTGCGCGGAGAGGACGGCCGTCCCGGCGGGCGGCGCGCTGGGCGTCGGGCGCGAGGAGTTCCCCCGGCTGGTCACGGAGACGGTCTCGGCCCACCCGAGGGTCGAGGTCGTGCGCGAGGAGGTTACGGAGCTTCCGGACGGCCCGACCGTTGTCGCCACGGGACCGCTGACCTCGGAGGCGCTCCATCGCCGCGTCGAGGAGCTTTCGGGGGAGAACCTTTACTTTTATGATGCGGCCTCGCCGATAATTCACCGGGACTCGATCGACGGCTCGGTTGCGTACCTTGCCTCGCGGTGGGGCAAGGGCGAGGCGTCGTACATCAACTGTCCGATGGACCGGGAGGAGTACTACGCCTTTGTCGAGGAGCTCCGGAGTGCAGAGCTCTCCCCGATAAAGGACTTCGAGGAGGACCTGTACTTCGAGGGATGTCTGCCGGTGGAGACGATCGCGCGCCGCGGCGTGGACACGCTCCGCTTCGGACCGATGCGTCCGGTCGGGCTCCCCGACCCGCGCACCGGCAGGGAGCCGTTCGCCGTCGTGCAGCTAAGGCAGGACGACGCCGAAGGGCGGCTCTTCAACATCGTCGGCTTTCAGACGCGCCTGAAGTGGGGCGAGCAGCGGCGGGTGTTTCGCACCATCCCGGGCCTTCAGAACGCCGACTTCGCCCGCATGGGCGTGATGCACCGCAACACCTACGTCCCGGCGAACCGGATGCTCGATGCGACGATGAAGGTCCGCGACTCTGTAACGACCGCTCCGCTCTTCTTTGCCGGACAGCTCACCGGCGTCGAGGGTTACGTGGAGTCCACGGCTATGGGGCTTCTCGCCGGAACAAACGCCGCGCGGACCGCCCGGGGGGAGAGTCCCGTAACCCTCCCGAAGGAGACGATGACCGGCGCCCTCGCCGACTACATAACGACAAAGGAAGGCACGCTCCAGCCGATAAACTCGAACTGGGGCCTCGTCCCGAGCGTCCCGAAAAAAGAGAATGGCCGGCGCGTCCCGAAGGCCGAACGGCGTCTCAGGCAGGCCGAGGCCGCGCTGCGGGTACTCGACGCCTTTCTTGACGGGGAGAAGGTCCGGGCCGCCGTTTAG
- a CDS encoding LutB/LldF family L-lactate oxidation iron-sulfur protein, producing the protein MSLQDSQLRRNLGKATRTIREKREVAVGEMPDWELLREAGRAIKQRVARHLDEYLIQLEESVTRAGGVVHWARDAAEANAIVTRIAREKNASEVVKVKSIATDEIKLNEHLEEEGIHAYETDLAELIVQLSEDMPSHILVPAIHKNRSEIRELFQRKFGQSLSDEPEDLANAARLYLREKFLKATVGVSGANFAVAETGTVCVVESEGNGRMCTTLPETLVTVMGIEKVIPEWRDHEVFMQLLPRSSTAERMNPYTSFWTGVSEGDGPKEFHLILLDNGRTDVLADEIGRQSLACIRCSACLNVCPVYERAGGHAYGSVYPGPIGAILTPQLVGVGKKGPDSLPYASSLCGACYEVCPVKINIPEVLIHMRGRVIRNKQDRKDDWRNHPLSTLSKKLDPENAAMQAMARTFSDRGRYESAQKLARAGQLPFARGGQIKNLPGLLGGWTSVRDLKSVPKRSFRDWWKENR; encoded by the coding sequence ATGAGCCTTCAGGACTCGCAGCTCCGCAGGAACCTCGGCAAGGCGACGCGCACGATCCGCGAGAAGCGCGAGGTCGCCGTCGGCGAGATGCCCGACTGGGAGCTTCTTCGCGAGGCCGGACGGGCGATAAAGCAGCGCGTGGCGAGGCACCTGGACGAGTACCTGATCCAGCTCGAAGAGTCCGTAACGCGCGCCGGGGGCGTCGTTCACTGGGCGCGCGACGCGGCGGAGGCGAACGCAATAGTCACCCGCATAGCCCGGGAGAAGAACGCGAGCGAGGTCGTGAAGGTCAAGTCCATCGCGACCGACGAGATAAAGCTCAACGAGCACCTCGAAGAGGAGGGCATCCACGCCTACGAAACGGACCTCGCCGAGCTTATCGTCCAGCTCTCGGAGGATATGCCCTCGCACATCCTCGTGCCCGCGATCCACAAGAACCGCTCGGAGATCCGCGAGCTCTTCCAGCGGAAGTTCGGACAGTCGCTCTCCGACGAGCCCGAGGACCTCGCGAACGCCGCGCGGCTCTACCTGCGCGAAAAGTTCCTCAAGGCGACCGTAGGCGTCTCCGGGGCGAACTTCGCCGTCGCCGAGACGGGGACGGTCTGCGTTGTCGAGTCGGAGGGGAACGGCCGGATGTGCACGACCCTCCCGGAGACTCTTGTCACCGTCATGGGCATCGAGAAGGTCATCCCCGAGTGGCGCGACCACGAGGTCTTTATGCAGCTACTTCCTCGAAGCTCGACCGCCGAGCGGATGAACCCCTACACCTCGTTCTGGACGGGCGTTTCCGAGGGCGACGGGCCGAAGGAGTTTCACCTGATCCTCCTCGACAACGGTCGCACGGATGTGCTTGCCGACGAGATCGGCCGCCAGAGCCTCGCCTGCATCCGGTGCTCGGCGTGCCTGAATGTCTGTCCGGTCTACGAGCGGGCCGGAGGTCACGCCTACGGCTCGGTCTACCCGGGTCCGATAGGGGCTATCCTGACCCCGCAACTCGTCGGCGTCGGGAAGAAGGGGCCGGACTCGCTGCCGTACGCGTCGTCTCTGTGCGGGGCGTGCTACGAGGTCTGTCCGGTAAAGATAAACATCCCGGAGGTCCTGATCCACATGCGCGGCCGGGTCATCCGCAACAAGCAGGACCGGAAGGACGACTGGCGCAACCACCCGCTCTCCACCCTCTCGAAGAAGCTCGACCCGGAGAACGCGGCGATGCAGGCGATGGCCCGCACCTTCTCAGACCGGGGCCGCTACGAGAGCGCGCAAAAGCTCGCGCGCGCCGGGCAGCTCCCGTTCGCGCGCGGCGGTCAGATAAAGAACCTCCCGGGCCTTCTCGGGGGCTGGACGAGCGTCCGGGACCTCAAGAGCGTCCCGAAGAGGTCTTTCCGCGACTGGTGGAAGGAGAACCGGTGA
- a CDS encoding sulfotransferase, translating into MSSRDLDAPEKGDPLLRPLSELCGPSAKKNRSAFKKDRRKLSVARLREYLWTRRFRSTPRTDRWYASLFRPGRGQVAGEITPEYAVLPREKVAHVHRLMPEAKILFVLRNPVERVWSHAVMDFKRKGRNAREMPAEEVLEFARRPYVEPKRNYLKTLEVWGEFYPPERIFVGFMEDINWHPRPFLKEVYGFLGVNPDFRPPAPGKKVNVKSGGSMSTAAARLIAAEYIDTLEALSDAFGGYASFWLYCAERLMEGAWSEEEIPNPIAGSTLWEEWRGTLPPEDRPESLFMSGSLSGLAYRSGDPGR; encoded by the coding sequence GTGTCATCCCGGGATCTGGATGCCCCCGAGAAAGGAGATCCACTACTTCGACCGCTCAGCGAACTTTGTGGACCCTCCGCAAAAAAGAACCGCAGCGCCTTCAAGAAGGACCGTAGAAAGCTCTCGGTCGCGAGGCTCAGGGAGTACCTCTGGACCCGGAGGTTCAGGAGCACGCCGCGCACCGACCGGTGGTACGCCTCGCTCTTCAGGCCGGGCCGGGGACAGGTAGCGGGGGAGATCACCCCCGAGTACGCGGTCCTCCCCCGGGAGAAGGTCGCGCACGTCCACCGGCTGATGCCGGAGGCGAAGATCCTCTTCGTTCTGCGCAACCCGGTCGAGCGGGTCTGGTCGCACGCAGTTATGGACTTCAAGCGGAAAGGGCGCAACGCAAGGGAGATGCCTGCGGAGGAGGTCCTTGAGTTCGCCCGCAGGCCCTACGTCGAGCCGAAGCGGAATTACCTGAAGACCCTTGAGGTCTGGGGCGAGTTCTACCCGCCGGAGAGGATCTTCGTCGGCTTCATGGAGGACATCAACTGGCATCCCCGCCCGTTCCTCAAGGAGGTCTACGGCTTTCTCGGAGTGAACCCGGACTTCCGGCCGCCGGCGCCGGGAAAGAAGGTCAACGTCAAGTCCGGGGGCTCGATGTCTACGGCGGCGGCGCGCCTGATCGCCGCGGAGTACATAGACACCCTTGAGGCGCTCTCGGACGCCTTCGGCGGCTACGCCTCGTTCTGGCTCTACTGCGCCGAGAGGCTTATGGAAGGGGCGTGGAGTGAGGAGGAGATCCCGAACCCCATAGCCGGCTCGACGCTCTGGGAAGAGTGGCGAGGTACCCTGCCCCCTGAGGACCGCCCGGAGAGCCTGTTCATGAGCGGCTCGCTCTCCGGGCTTGCGTACCGTTCGGGAGATCCGGGCCGCTAG
- a CDS encoding helix-turn-helix domain-containing protein, with product MWRRSSPSPSRTRRLSSSGSSSGRSSKTTAGHRTKKSPPLQRGPFSGHLRRKVTPRALRLQPFSGTFSFLAIESCSVPGDEGAVSASQARSFAGVRRTGISRALCISERTVQDHLKSVFAKVGVRSRRELLRGLFFEQALPGEPGSSGPDLPNGTQARRASRS from the coding sequence TTGTGGAGAAGATCCTCTCCGTCGCCCTCAAGGACGAGACGGTTAAGCTCTAGCGGGTCGTCCTCGGGCCGCTCCTCCAAAACAACCGCAGGCCACAGAACGAAGAAGAGTCCGCCTTTGCAGCGCGGGCCCTTCTCGGGCCATCTTCGGCGTAAAGTAACGCCCCGGGCATTACGTCTCCAGCCCTTCTCCGGCACCTTCTCTTTCCTTGCCATAGAGTCGTGCTCCGTCCCCGGTGACGAGGGGGCGGTCAGCGCGTCGCAGGCTCGCTCGTTCGCAGGCGTTCGACGCACGGGGATCTCCCGCGCCCTCTGCATCTCGGAGCGCACGGTTCAGGACCACCTGAAGAGCGTCTTCGCCAAGGTCGGGGTGAGAAGCCGGCGCGAGCTTCTGAGGGGGCTCTTCTTCGAGCAGGCCTTGCCTGGAGAACCGGGCTCTAGCGGCCCGGATCTCCCGAACGGTACGCAAGCCCGGAGAGCGAGCCGCTCATGA
- a CDS encoding LutC/YkgG family protein: MSAREEVLARIRRATSDVPDSERPGDVAVERAYRTQSDAAHGETVETFCENVAEYRATVHRATTAELAKKIEVCLEERAVRTLVIPHDLPEAMIPWSVEVLRDGPKEPLSNADLDEADGVLTGCALGIAQTGTIVLDAGAGQGRRAITLLPDYHLCVVKEEQVVGLLPEAIAKLRHDVTEEGRPITFISGPSATSDIELERVEGVHGPRTLEVIVVSGG, from the coding sequence GTGAGCGCCCGGGAGGAGGTCCTCGCCCGCATACGCCGCGCCACCTCGGATGTCCCGGACTCCGAGCGCCCCGGGGACGTCGCCGTCGAGCGCGCCTACCGCACGCAGTCCGACGCTGCGCACGGGGAGACGGTCGAGACTTTCTGCGAGAACGTCGCCGAGTACCGGGCAACGGTCCACCGCGCAACAACCGCCGAACTTGCGAAGAAGATCGAAGTCTGCCTCGAAGAACGCGCCGTAAGGACGCTCGTCATTCCCCACGACCTCCCGGAGGCCATGATCCCTTGGTCCGTCGAGGTCCTGCGCGACGGGCCGAAGGAGCCGCTCTCGAACGCCGACCTCGACGAGGCCGACGGCGTTCTGACCGGCTGCGCCCTCGGAATAGCCCAGACCGGGACAATAGTCCTCGACGCCGGCGCCGGCCAGGGCCGCCGGGCCATAACCCTTCTTCCGGACTACCACCTGTGCGTCGTGAAGGAGGAGCAGGTCGTCGGGCTGCTGCCGGAGGCCATAGCAAAGTTGCGGCACGATGTAACGGAAGAGGGGCGACCGATCACCTTTATCTCCGGACCTTCGGCGACCTCGGACATCGAGCTCGAGCGGGTCGAGGGCGTTCACGGTCCGAGGACGCTTGAGGTCATAGTCGTCTCCGGAGGTTGA